One segment of Pseudanabaena sp. FACHB-2040 DNA contains the following:
- a CDS encoding TetR/AcrR family transcriptional regulator: MIPPSQNAEPLRRVPQQARSRQRFNQILDAAAQIFAEVGYEAASTELIAARARTSIGSLYRFFPDKFTLLLALAERFAERMRELFAAHFNAAAVQEPLAQIISKTVDAFDALYTTQPGCRTVMLQSRVSPELQAVNMRVDREIVVQLETFLALRQPQMGSERRRLVAFVSVEIAGALQLLSLAQDEQLHQQIVAETKAVLLGYLGPLFPDPL, translated from the coding sequence ATGATTCCGCCCTCTCAGAATGCTGAGCCACTTCGCCGCGTGCCTCAACAGGCCCGCAGTCGGCAGCGGTTTAATCAAATTTTGGATGCCGCCGCGCAAATCTTTGCAGAGGTAGGTTACGAAGCTGCCTCAACTGAGCTAATTGCGGCTCGGGCTCGGACTTCTATCGGCTCGCTTTACCGCTTTTTTCCAGACAAGTTCACCCTTTTGCTGGCGCTGGCGGAGCGCTTTGCAGAGCGAATGCGAGAGCTGTTCGCCGCCCACTTCAATGCGGCAGCAGTGCAGGAGCCGCTGGCCCAGATTATCAGCAAAACGGTGGATGCTTTTGATGCTCTCTACACGACTCAGCCCGGTTGCCGCACTGTCATGCTGCAGTCGCGGGTTTCACCGGAGCTACAGGCGGTCAACATGCGAGTCGATCGGGAAATTGTTGTGCAGCTAGAGACGTTTCTAGCGTTGCGGCAGCCTCAGATGGGCTCTGAGCGGCGGCGGCTGGTTGCCTTTGTCAGCGTTGAGATTGCGGGAGCCCTGCAGCTTTTGTCTCTGGCCCAAGACGAGCAGCTACACCAGCAGATTGTGGCTGAAACTAAGGCGGTTTTGCTGGGCTATCTGGGGCCGCTTTTTCCGGACCCACTTTAG
- a CDS encoding low temperature requirement protein A: MKPIPRQLLQLYVGDSETNRDRHATWLELFFDLVFVVAIAQLAHLLHDHLDWGGIANFAVLFIPIWWLWIDFSYYADQFNVEQGFYRLVMLGIMFGMIVLALTLPEALQVGGSALFASVYTVLRLVIVGLYFQAWRLVPQSRELTKRYTISFSIALVFWLVSIALPPPTRFFLWGVALLIEITTGPITYATIRSVPRQVSHMDERFGLFVIIVLGEAIIAVASGVADLQWQWQEILTASAGFIAAVSLWWMYFERVDDSVINTALHGDRLALMRSYVYGYSHVLVFMGIAAMGVGIQATIEAAAATSLSPATRVVLSGGASLFLVGLTLVQWATPRSLPNRVVVMRGLTAIICAALAGFGNFLTPFLMMGLLALILAGLAKADGLRLE, encoded by the coding sequence ATGAAGCCTATCCCACGACAATTGCTGCAACTTTACGTTGGCGACAGTGAAACAAACAGAGACCGTCATGCGACCTGGCTAGAACTCTTCTTTGACCTTGTATTTGTTGTTGCGATCGCACAGCTTGCACATCTGCTTCATGATCATCTGGATTGGGGGGGCATTGCCAACTTTGCAGTGCTGTTTATCCCTATCTGGTGGCTGTGGATTGATTTTAGCTATTACGCCGATCAGTTCAATGTAGAGCAGGGATTTTACCGTCTCGTTATGCTGGGCATTATGTTTGGCATGATTGTGCTGGCGTTAACGCTTCCAGAGGCGCTGCAGGTTGGGGGATCTGCTCTGTTTGCTAGTGTTTACACAGTACTGCGATTAGTCATCGTTGGCTTATATTTTCAGGCATGGCGGCTGGTTCCTCAGTCACGGGAATTGACCAAGCGATATACCATCAGCTTTTCGATTGCGCTGGTGTTCTGGCTGGTATCGATTGCCCTGCCACCGCCGACGCGATTTTTCCTTTGGGGTGTAGCGCTGTTAATTGAAATTACCACTGGGCCCATTACCTACGCCACGATTCGTTCTGTGCCCAGGCAGGTTTCGCACATGGATGAACGGTTTGGATTATTTGTCATTATTGTTTTAGGAGAAGCGATTATTGCAGTAGCAAGCGGTGTTGCCGACCTCCAATGGCAGTGGCAAGAAATTCTAACCGCGAGCGCTGGGTTTATTGCAGCCGTGAGTCTTTGGTGGATGTACTTTGAGCGAGTCGATGATTCAGTTATTAATACAGCACTGCACGGTGATCGTCTCGCTTTGATGCGTTCCTATGTGTATGGCTACAGCCACGTATTGGTATTTATGGGCATTGCGGCAATGGGGGTGGGAATTCAAGCCACCATTGAAGCCGCTGCCGCGACCAGTTTATCTCCTGCAACGCGAGTTGTACTCAGCGGTGGGGCAAGCCTGTTTTTGGTGGGATTGACGTTGGTTCAGTGGGCAACACCGCGATCGCTTCCCAACCGAGTTGTCGTGATGCGTGGACTCACAGCAATCATTTGTGCAGCATTAGCAGGATTCGGCAATTTCCTAACGCCCTTTCTCATGATGGGGTTGCTTGCCTTAATTCTGGCTGGTTTAGCAAAAGCAGATGGGTTGCGTTTGGAGTAG
- a CDS encoding NADPH-dependent F420 reductase — protein sequence MACSALLEIIMNIGIIGSGNVGSVLGQLWAKAGHQVMFSFSREPERLQTLAAQVGANATSGTPAEAKNFADVVLFATNFWLAQEAINQAGSFAEKVVIDTTNPYQWDDKGGIVRMVDENISGAETIQKLMPGARMVKAYSSFRPSSLQQSAERPLEQRLAVAIASDDESAKAIVTQLVEDSGGRPLDLGPLHNSSLMEIPGIFSSTDTLTLDAALERRQQALGY from the coding sequence TTGGCTTGTTCAGCCCTTTTAGAAATTATTATGAATATTGGGATTATTGGTTCAGGCAATGTCGGTAGTGTATTAGGTCAGCTGTGGGCAAAAGCTGGTCACCAAGTCATGTTTAGCTTTTCGCGCGAGCCAGAGCGCCTACAAACTCTCGCAGCTCAAGTTGGCGCTAATGCAACCAGTGGAACCCCCGCAGAAGCCAAAAATTTTGCAGATGTTGTGTTGTTTGCGACTAATTTTTGGTTAGCTCAAGAGGCGATTAACCAAGCAGGTTCTTTTGCTGAAAAAGTTGTAATCGACACAACTAACCCTTATCAATGGGACGATAAGGGCGGCATTGTTCGCATGGTTGATGAGAACATATCGGGTGCCGAAACCATTCAAAAACTAATGCCAGGAGCCAGAATGGTCAAGGCATACAGCAGTTTTCGGCCTAGCTCTTTGCAGCAATCGGCAGAACGTCCCTTGGAGCAACGGCTAGCGGTTGCGATCGCATCTGACGATGAATCAGCAAAAGCAATAGTGACTCAACTGGTAGAAGATAGCGGGGGTCGCCCGCTTGATCTTGGGCCACTGCATAATTCAAGTTTGATGGAGATTCCTGGCATTTTCTCCTCTACTGATACCCTTACCTTGGATGCTGCACTTGAGCGAAGGCAGCAAGCGCTTGGTTATTAA
- a CDS encoding MoxR family ATPase — translation MRDRIDTLYQNLNKTVVGKSDAIRLVLVALFSGGHALLEDVPGVGKTLLAKSLSRCLDGSFQRIQSTPDLMPTDVTGTNIWNPSTGEFQFMPGPVFTNVLLADEINRATPRTQSALLEVMEEHQVTIDGISRPVPDPFFVVATQNPVEYQGTFPLPEAQMDRFALSFSLGYPSADEELRMLQQMEAGITPSSLQPCITLEEVKLLRQQCAKVRVEESLQHYILDLARFTRNHEAITLGVSPRGTAAFYRAVQALAFIEGREYAIPDDAKHLAPYVLAHRLIPAGNHQAMALIDQVLNAVPIP, via the coding sequence ATGCGCGATCGCATTGATACGCTCTACCAGAACCTCAATAAAACCGTTGTTGGCAAGTCAGACGCCATTCGGCTGGTTCTCGTAGCCCTATTTTCAGGGGGCCATGCCCTGCTGGAGGATGTCCCTGGCGTAGGCAAGACCCTGCTGGCTAAGTCGCTTTCCCGCTGCCTAGACGGCTCCTTTCAGCGCATCCAGTCCACTCCAGATCTAATGCCCACCGACGTCACTGGCACTAATATCTGGAACCCCAGTACGGGTGAGTTTCAGTTTATGCCGGGGCCTGTGTTTACCAACGTGCTGCTGGCCGACGAGATAAACCGAGCTACGCCCCGCACCCAATCGGCCCTGCTGGAGGTGATGGAGGAGCATCAGGTGACGATTGACGGCATTTCTCGCCCCGTTCCCGACCCCTTCTTTGTGGTTGCCACCCAAAACCCGGTGGAGTATCAGGGCACCTTCCCTTTACCCGAGGCGCAGATGGACCGCTTTGCGCTGTCTTTTAGCCTGGGCTACCCCTCGGCAGATGAAGAACTGCGAATGCTGCAGCAGATGGAGGCAGGCATTACCCCGTCGTCTCTGCAGCCCTGCATCACGCTGGAAGAGGTGAAGCTGCTGCGCCAGCAGTGTGCCAAGGTGCGAGTAGAGGAGTCGCTACAGCACTACATTTTGGACCTGGCTCGCTTTACCCGCAATCATGAGGCCATCACGCTTGGCGTTAGCCCGAGGGGCACAGCTGCTTTTTATCGGGCGGTGCAGGCGCTGGCCTTTATCGAGGGCCGTGAATACGCTATTCCTGATGATGCCAAGCATTTAGCTCCTTACGTTTTGGCTCATCGGCTGATTCCGGCGGGCAATCATCAGGCGATGGCGCTGATTGATCAAGTGCTTAATGCAGTGCCGATTCCTTAG
- a CDS encoding bifunctional riboflavin kinase/FAD synthetase: protein MWITSSPTTAKGPAYVALGNFDGVHLGHREVIRPVLEAAQAKKDAVSQVAGSVNDGIDASVLDLASLALFRGYSDRKFSIINSDGPADAPQPSWAPPIATVLTFYPHPQEYFSGVSRPLLTPIDEKALQLKEMGVDQLVLLPFNQELASLSPEQFVDLILVRHLQARHISVGIDFRFGCKRSGSVEDLQRLGQRQGIGVTVVPLLEDNCDGQGGHRISSSRIRAALENADLATAEQLLGRPYGLTGRVVQGQQLGRTLGFPTANLKVPAEKFLPCNGVYSVRVFGVKDDPRPFIAGVMNIGSRPTVDGTTKTIEVHLLQWSGDLYSQTLRVTLDRYLRPEQRFESLDSLKRQIKADCEAALAPTGS, encoded by the coding sequence GTGTGGATAACTTCTTCGCCAACTACTGCTAAGGGGCCAGCGTACGTGGCGCTGGGCAACTTCGATGGGGTCCATCTAGGGCACCGGGAGGTAATTCGTCCGGTTCTGGAGGCGGCTCAGGCTAAAAAAGACGCTGTTAGCCAGGTGGCGGGCTCTGTCAATGACGGTATTGACGCTTCGGTGCTAGATCTGGCCTCTTTGGCTTTGTTTAGGGGCTATAGCGATCGCAAGTTTTCGATCATCAATAGCGACGGCCCGGCCGATGCCCCTCAGCCCAGTTGGGCACCGCCGATTGCGACCGTTCTCACCTTTTATCCCCATCCCCAAGAATATTTTTCGGGTGTTTCTCGCCCCCTGCTTACGCCGATTGATGAAAAGGCACTGCAGCTCAAGGAAATGGGGGTAGACCAGCTGGTATTGCTACCTTTTAACCAGGAATTAGCCAGCCTTAGCCCAGAACAGTTTGTCGATCTGATTTTGGTGCGGCATCTGCAGGCCCGCCACATTAGCGTAGGCATTGACTTTCGCTTTGGCTGCAAGCGTTCGGGTTCGGTAGAAGATTTGCAGAGGCTAGGTCAGCGCCAGGGCATCGGTGTGACCGTTGTGCCGCTGCTAGAAGACAACTGCGATGGTCAAGGCGGCCATCGCATCAGCAGCTCCCGCATTCGTGCTGCTCTTGAAAATGCTGATCTGGCAACTGCAGAGCAGCTGTTAGGGCGGCCCTATGGCCTGACCGGACGGGTAGTGCAGGGGCAGCAACTAGGCCGTACTCTGGGCTTTCCGACCGCTAACTTAAAGGTGCCTGCCGAAAAGTTTTTGCCCTGCAACGGGGTCTATAGCGTGCGCGTGTTTGGCGTTAAAGACGACCCTCGGCCCTTTATTGCGGGCGTAATGAATATTGGCAGCCGTCCTACTGTCGATGGCACCACGAAAACCATTGAGGTTCACCTGCTGCAGTGGTCGGGCGATCTCTACAGTCAGACCCTGAGGGTGACGCTAGATCGCTATCTGCGGCCCGAACAGCGCTTTGAGTCGCTTGATAGCCTCAAGCGCCAGATTAAGGCTGACTGTGAGGCCGCCTTAGCCCCCACAGGGTCTTAG
- a CDS encoding EAL domain-containing protein, with protein sequence MTSTVAASGAGVTQERSIPPNLHLQSTLDALTLHRVALEITEPGQCVIELFDHYPLLPGLILKRAGLFFGVLSRQRFYELMGRPFSLELFARRSLATICHCVDVRAWSLSVSTPIVAAARQALRREAESFYEPIAVEVPDQGICLLDIHELFQAQALIHELAVDALKESQYALMAEKELAQITLQSIGDGVITTDASGKIQSLNRIAEQLTGWTQQQARGLNLYQVFTCFDEATGQTQPPLLKGLPLIDQPQAVAMTGRLIDREQQERIIDYSTSPICDAQGGIHGVVLVLRDITHQRRLARQLHWQASHDALTGLTNRNEFERLLQEITQQPPTKAVQHTLCYLDLDRFKIVNDTCGHLAGDELLRQISALLQSQVRGSDVVARLGGDEFGILLYDCSLDQGTAISEVIRHEIQQFRFLWEGQSFTIGASIGITTIDGALPPTEVLRQGDLACYWAKHEGRNRVCQFQEVEGDHSSEFGMVWVSRLTQALDQGGFCLYQQKVVDPWGKDQPLHSELLLRLVDRDNTLHLPNAFLPTAERYSLMPDIDRWVIRHAFKAFGQRQAISVANLSEGAADQPLSRFAINLSGASLNDNRLVEFIQTEMAARAVAPQQVCFEITETVAIANLTRASAIIHALKQLGCHFALDDFGCGMSALTSLKTLPVDFLKIDGSFIRDITTDAVAFVMVKSIHEVARVMGLKTIAEWVDNEATLNTLRGIGIDYVQGYFIDQPQSIEA encoded by the coding sequence ATGACATCTACAGTTGCAGCATCCGGAGCAGGGGTCACCCAAGAGCGGTCCATCCCTCCCAACTTACATTTACAGTCCACCCTCGACGCCCTGACTCTCCATCGAGTGGCTCTAGAGATCACAGAGCCAGGACAGTGCGTAATCGAGCTGTTTGATCACTACCCCCTACTGCCCGGCCTGATCTTAAAACGAGCTGGGCTTTTTTTTGGGGTGTTGTCTCGGCAGCGGTTTTATGAACTGATGGGGCGGCCCTTTAGTCTTGAGCTATTTGCCCGGCGCAGTTTGGCAACCATTTGTCATTGCGTAGATGTCAGAGCCTGGTCGCTGTCTGTTTCTACCCCAATTGTGGCGGCTGCCCGTCAAGCCCTGCGACGAGAAGCTGAGTCTTTCTACGAACCGATTGCGGTAGAGGTGCCAGATCAGGGCATCTGCCTGCTCGATATCCATGAGCTGTTTCAGGCCCAGGCCCTAATTCATGAGTTGGCCGTAGATGCTCTCAAGGAAAGCCAATATGCCCTGATGGCGGAAAAGGAGCTGGCCCAGATTACCCTGCAGTCAATCGGAGACGGGGTCATCACTACCGATGCTAGCGGCAAAATCCAGTCTCTCAACCGCATTGCCGAACAGCTCACGGGCTGGACTCAGCAGCAGGCTCGAGGCCTCAACCTGTATCAGGTATTTACCTGCTTTGACGAGGCCACGGGGCAGACCCAACCCCCTCTACTCAAGGGGTTGCCCCTAATAGACCAGCCCCAAGCGGTAGCCATGACCGGGCGCTTGATCGACCGAGAACAGCAGGAGCGCATCATCGACTATTCCACCTCACCGATCTGCGATGCTCAAGGCGGCATTCATGGGGTGGTGCTGGTGCTGCGAGATATCACCCACCAGCGGCGGCTGGCCCGGCAACTCCACTGGCAGGCTAGCCACGATGCGCTTACAGGTCTGACTAACCGCAACGAGTTTGAGCGACTGCTGCAGGAGATCACCCAACAGCCCCCGACCAAAGCTGTTCAGCACACCCTCTGCTATCTAGACCTAGACCGCTTCAAAATTGTCAACGATACCTGCGGTCATCTGGCAGGAGATGAGCTGCTGCGGCAGATTAGTGCGCTGCTGCAAAGCCAGGTGCGAGGCAGCGACGTGGTGGCTCGCCTAGGGGGCGATGAGTTTGGCATTTTGCTCTACGACTGCAGCCTCGACCAAGGAACTGCGATTTCAGAAGTCATCCGCCACGAGATCCAGCAGTTCCGCTTTCTGTGGGAGGGGCAGTCTTTTACCATCGGAGCCAGCATCGGCATTACGACCATAGATGGGGCTTTGCCACCAACGGAGGTGCTGCGCCAAGGCGATCTGGCCTGCTACTGGGCTAAGCACGAGGGCCGCAACCGGGTCTGCCAGTTTCAGGAGGTAGAAGGCGACCACAGCTCAGAATTTGGCATGGTTTGGGTCTCTCGGCTGACCCAGGCGCTTGATCAGGGCGGGTTTTGCCTCTATCAGCAAAAGGTGGTTGATCCCTGGGGTAAAGACCAGCCGCTCCACAGTGAACTGCTGCTGCGCCTGGTTGATCGCGACAACACTCTGCACCTGCCCAATGCCTTTTTGCCCACAGCAGAGCGCTATAGTCTTATGCCTGACATAGACCGCTGGGTAATTCGCCATGCTTTTAAAGCGTTTGGCCAGCGCCAGGCCATTTCCGTCGCCAACTTGTCAGAGGGGGCCGCAGACCAGCCTCTCTCTCGCTTTGCCATCAATCTCTCAGGGGCCAGCCTCAACGACAATCGGCTGGTGGAATTCATTCAAACAGAAATGGCGGCTCGGGCAGTTGCACCGCAGCAGGTTTGCTTTGAGATTACGGAGACAGTTGCGATCGCAAACCTAACTCGCGCCAGCGCCATCATCCACGCCCTCAAGCAGCTGGGCTGCCACTTTGCCCTCGACGACTTTGGCTGCGGCATGTCAGCCCTGACCTCACTAAAAACGCTGCCGGTCGATTTTCTCAAGATTGACGGCAGCTTCATTCGAGACATCACAACCGATGCCGTTGCCTTTGTCATGGTCAAATCGATCCACGAGGTCGCGCGGGTCATGGGGCTAAAGACCATCGCTGAGTGGGTCGATAACGAAGCCACCCTCAATACCCTACGCGGCATCGGCATTGACTATGTGCAGGGCTATTTTATCGATCAGCCTCAGTCCATAGAGGCTTGA
- a CDS encoding EAL domain-containing protein, which produces MSDYENLLYQITSRIRQSLDLKEVLESAVKEIFKLLKVDRVKIYRFELDGSGEVIAEAVNAETLPSLLNLRFPAADIPPEARAQFLKSRLRVIVDVSAQRKTVSSREELPLHTGTAKPTDYRQVDPCHLEYLSAMGVASSLVMPILHQEGLWGLLAVHHSTPRRFSERELQILQLLADQLEIAIAQSSLLLQAQQQAEHEAIVSRVGQILHYPLALPSLRQQVLETLVKELNASGGRLHLLGDRVNPHSQTYTIGDQPLEPALEDLPLWQAWVDQQIRGLVVEPNPEIHPAFARQELASLGSGQSAVYPSSQPFSGTLLDLQQDLWKPLVALFDPTPIRSFLVIPLAFQEHYLGYITLFRRGYNVSIAWAGQCDSNQRLRFPKLSFEVWRELRQDQPDRWSAEELKLLQAIGLHLSMSILQRRIEAMVRYQSSHDSLTGLPNRLLFTERLTLALMEADQSNEMIGIAILDINRFKRINESLGSEAGDLLLQQVAERLQANLRPQDFLARWGSDEFTLLLPGLHSAEDVLALIEEIMRHVAEPFHLHDREIYITSSLGMALAPYDGEDADTLLRCASVAVKKAQQEGLHTFQLYQREKGPAALEALTLEGDLRRALISQQLELYYQPQLEIATGRLIGLEALIRWQHPTLGFISPGEFIPLAEETGLIHDIGRWALQTACQQQQLWGEAGFPDLRVCVNLSPKQFYRADLPQLIWEALNTYSVSPACLELEITESAAMQDMDSAIRMLKQLRQMGIRIALDDFGTGYSSLTAIKHFPLDTLKLDKAFTQDLMDNPGDAAIAQTIVALGRGLGLTVIAEGVESESQLHVLLGLQCHCAQGYLFSRPLSAQGMMRFIQEYCAPEGEKICCKNRTTHLRF; this is translated from the coding sequence GTGTCTGATTACGAAAATCTGCTTTATCAAATTACCAGTCGTATTCGTCAGTCTCTAGACCTTAAGGAGGTCTTAGAGTCTGCTGTAAAAGAAATCTTCAAACTTCTTAAAGTTGATCGCGTTAAAATCTACCGTTTTGAGCTGGATGGGAGCGGAGAAGTTATTGCTGAAGCTGTCAATGCGGAGACTCTGCCAAGCCTGCTCAATCTTCGCTTTCCGGCAGCAGATATTCCGCCTGAAGCTCGGGCCCAGTTTCTCAAGTCTCGCCTGCGGGTGATTGTTGATGTGTCGGCTCAGCGCAAAACGGTTAGCAGCCGGGAGGAGCTACCCCTTCATACCGGAACTGCAAAGCCAACCGACTACAGACAGGTCGATCCTTGCCACCTGGAGTATCTCTCTGCGATGGGAGTGGCCTCTTCTCTGGTCATGCCTATTCTGCATCAGGAGGGGCTGTGGGGGCTGCTGGCGGTTCACCACTCGACGCCTCGTCGCTTTAGTGAGCGGGAACTGCAGATCCTGCAGCTGTTGGCAGACCAGCTAGAAATTGCGATCGCACAGTCCTCTCTCCTACTCCAAGCGCAGCAGCAGGCTGAGCACGAAGCCATTGTTAGCCGTGTCGGCCAGATCTTGCACTATCCACTGGCGCTACCCAGCCTACGCCAGCAGGTACTCGAAACCCTGGTAAAAGAACTCAATGCCAGCGGCGGCCGACTGCACTTGCTAGGAGATCGGGTCAACCCCCATAGCCAGACCTATACCATTGGTGATCAGCCGCTAGAGCCAGCACTAGAAGATCTGCCCCTATGGCAGGCATGGGTAGACCAGCAAATCCGTGGCTTGGTAGTAGAGCCCAATCCAGAGATTCATCCCGCTTTTGCTCGGCAGGAATTAGCGTCTCTAGGCTCAGGGCAATCAGCCGTTTACCCCAGCAGCCAGCCCTTTTCTGGAACCCTGCTTGATCTTCAGCAAGACCTGTGGAAGCCGCTGGTCGCCCTGTTTGATCCGACCCCTATTCGCTCTTTTCTCGTAATTCCCCTGGCCTTTCAGGAGCATTACCTGGGGTACATTACGCTGTTTCGCCGGGGCTATAACGTCAGTATTGCCTGGGCTGGTCAGTGCGACTCCAACCAGCGGCTGCGGTTTCCCAAGCTGTCTTTTGAGGTGTGGCGAGAGCTGCGCCAAGATCAACCCGACCGCTGGAGTGCTGAAGAGCTGAAGCTGCTGCAGGCCATTGGCCTGCACCTGTCGATGTCGATTCTGCAGCGGCGGATAGAAGCGATGGTGCGCTACCAAAGCTCCCACGACAGCCTAACCGGCCTACCCAATCGCCTGCTGTTTACAGAGCGGCTGACGTTGGCGCTAATGGAAGCCGACCAGTCCAACGAGATGATCGGCATCGCCATTTTGGACATCAACCGCTTTAAGCGCATCAATGAAAGCTTGGGGTCAGAAGCGGGCGATCTCTTGCTGCAGCAGGTAGCTGAGCGGCTTCAGGCTAACCTACGGCCCCAGGACTTTTTGGCTCGCTGGGGCAGCGACGAATTTACCCTGCTGCTGCCGGGGCTGCACTCAGCAGAGGACGTGCTGGCCCTAATCGAAGAGATCATGCGGCATGTCGCAGAGCCGTTTCACCTCCATGACCGGGAAATTTACATCACCTCTAGTCTGGGCATGGCGCTAGCTCCCTACGATGGCGAAGATGCCGATACCCTGCTCCGCTGCGCCAGTGTGGCGGTGAAAAAGGCACAGCAGGAGGGGCTTCATACCTTTCAGCTCTATCAGCGGGAAAAAGGCCCAGCGGCGTTGGAAGCGCTGACGCTAGAGGGCGATCTCAGGCGCGCCCTAATCAGCCAGCAGCTGGAGCTTTATTACCAGCCTCAGCTGGAGATTGCGACGGGGCGATTGATTGGGCTAGAAGCGTTGATTCGCTGGCAGCACCCGACCCTAGGCTTTATTTCGCCTGGTGAGTTTATCCCGCTGGCCGAGGAGACGGGATTGATCCACGATATTGGTCGCTGGGCCCTGCAGACGGCCTGCCAGCAGCAGCAGCTCTGGGGAGAGGCTGGTTTTCCTGACTTGAGGGTGTGCGTAAACCTGTCGCCCAAGCAGTTTTACCGGGCCGATCTGCCTCAGTTGATTTGGGAAGCATTGAATACTTACAGCGTTTCTCCGGCCTGCCTGGAGCTGGAGATTACTGAGAGTGCGGCCATGCAGGACATGGACTCAGCCATTCGCATGCTGAAGCAACTGCGGCAGATGGGTATCCGCATTGCTCTAGATGACTTTGGTACGGGATATTCTTCTCTGACGGCCATCAAGCATTTTCCGCTGGATACCCTGAAGCTAGACAAAGCTTTTACCCAAGACCTGATGGACAATCCAGGCGATGCGGCCATCGCCCAGACCATCGTGGCGCTGGGCCGGGGCTTGGGCCTGACGGTGATTGCTGAGGGCGTTGAAAGTGAGTCTCAGCTGCATGTCCTGCTAGGGCTGCAGTGCCACTGTGCCCAAGGCTATCTGTTTAGTCGTCCCCTCAGTGCCCAGGGCATGATGCGGTTCATTCAAGAATACTGCGCTCCTGAAGGGGAGAAAATCTGCTGCAAAAATCGAACTACTCACCTCCGCTTTTAG
- a CDS encoding phosphoribulokinase: protein MTSKPDRVVLIGVAGDSGCGKSTFLRRLEDLFGEEFMTVICLDDYHSLDRKQRKEQGVTALNPKANNFDLMYEQIKALKEGQSIDKPIYNHETGEIDPPERINPNHIVVIEGLHPLYDERVRALLDFSVYLDISDEVKIAWKIQRDMAERGHRYEDVLASINARRPDFEAFIDVQKQYADVVIQILPTQLIPDDQEKKVLRVRLIQREGIEGFSPVYLFDEGSTIDWIPCGRKLTCSYPGIRMHYGPDAYYGNEVSVLEVDGQFDRLEEMIYIESHLSNTSTKYYGEMSELLLKHREYPGSNNGSGLFQVLVGLKMRATYERLIAKTPEVAAKA, encoded by the coding sequence ATGACCAGTAAGCCAGACCGCGTGGTTTTGATCGGTGTTGCCGGAGACTCTGGATGCGGCAAATCTACTTTTTTGCGTCGTCTTGAAGACCTGTTTGGCGAAGAGTTTATGACGGTCATCTGCCTAGATGACTATCACAGCCTTGACCGCAAGCAGCGTAAGGAGCAGGGCGTTACAGCACTCAACCCCAAGGCCAACAACTTTGATTTGATGTACGAACAAATCAAAGCTTTGAAGGAAGGGCAGTCTATTGACAAGCCCATTTACAACCACGAGACTGGCGAAATCGATCCGCCGGAGCGGATAAACCCCAACCACATCGTCGTGATTGAAGGTCTACACCCACTCTACGATGAGCGCGTGCGGGCGCTGCTTGACTTCAGCGTGTACCTCGATATCAGCGATGAAGTCAAAATTGCCTGGAAGATTCAGCGGGACATGGCTGAGCGGGGTCACCGCTACGAAGATGTTTTGGCCTCTATCAATGCCCGCCGTCCTGACTTTGAAGCCTTCATCGACGTGCAAAAGCAGTACGCCGACGTAGTTATTCAAATTCTGCCCACCCAGCTCATTCCTGATGACCAGGAGAAGAAAGTCCTGCGGGTACGCCTGATTCAGCGGGAAGGCATTGAAGGCTTTAGCCCAGTCTACCTGTTTGACGAGGGTTCCACCATTGACTGGATTCCCTGCGGTCGTAAGCTGACCTGCTCATACCCCGGTATCCGTATGCACTACGGCCCCGACGCCTACTACGGCAATGAGGTGTCTGTTCTGGAGGTAGACGGCCAATTTGATCGGCTCGAAGAGATGATCTACATTGAGAGCCACCTGAGCAACACCTCCACTAAGTACTATGGTGAGATGAGCGAGCTGCTGTTGAAGCACCGGGAATATCCTGGCTCTAACAACGGCAGTGGTTTGTTCCAGGTGCTGGTGGGTCTGAAGATGCGGGCGACCTATGAGCGGCTGATTGCGAAGACGCCTGAAGTGGCTGCTAAAGCTTAA